One Rickettsia prowazekii str. Breinl genomic region harbors:
- the rpmI gene encoding 50S ribosomal protein L35 — protein sequence MPKLKTKSAVKKRFKFTATGKVIASQAGKKHFMRRRTKAQIRNLRGTTILCPQDGHNIKKYFLPYGI from the coding sequence ATGCCTAAATTAAAAACAAAATCTGCTGTAAAAAAACGTTTTAAATTTACTGCTACAGGTAAGGTTATTGCATCTCAAGCAGGTAAAAAACATTTTATGCGTCGTCGTACTAAAGCTCAAATTCGTAATCTGAGAGGCACTACAATACTTTGTCCTCAAGACGGGCACAATATTAAAAAATATTTTTTACCGTACGGTATATAA
- a CDS encoding 7-carboxy-7-deazaguanine synthase QueE — translation MFGHNPKRSILSGDGTKLEVQSIFKTIQGEGIFVGYPSIFIRLGGCNLACNFCDTEFEDFKLIDIDQILNKVKNLSLNSKNAKTINLVVITGGEPMRQPIGLLCQKLLDQDFKVQIETNGTLYRSLPKEVFIVCSPKVGKTGYNKIREDLLPQISAVKFIISKNIVEYSIIPEVGQSAYDIPVFVQSMDQNDKRLNNENNELAVKLALESGARLSLQTHKFLGIE, via the coding sequence ATGTTTGGACATAATCCTAAAAGAAGCATATTAAGCGGTGATGGTACTAAATTAGAAGTACAGTCTATTTTTAAGACTATACAAGGGGAAGGTATTTTTGTAGGTTATCCTTCAATCTTTATTAGGCTTGGAGGGTGTAATCTTGCTTGTAATTTTTGCGATACAGAGTTTGAGGATTTTAAATTAATAGATATAGATCAGATTTTAAATAAAGTAAAAAATTTGTCATTAAATTCTAAAAATGCAAAAACGATTAATTTAGTAGTAATAACTGGTGGTGAGCCGATGCGTCAACCTATAGGATTATTATGTCAAAAGTTATTAGACCAAGATTTTAAGGTTCAGATAGAAACGAATGGTACGTTATATCGCTCTTTGCCAAAAGAAGTCTTTATAGTTTGTTCACCGAAAGTTGGTAAAACTGGTTATAATAAAATAAGAGAAGATTTATTGCCTCAAATTAGTGCGGTGAAATTTATTATTTCTAAAAATATTGTTGAATATAGCATCATACCAGAAGTAGGCCAAAGTGCCTATGATATACCGGTTTTCGTCCAATCTATGGATCAAAACGATAAAAGACTTAATAATGAAAATAATGAGTTAGCGGTAAAATTAGCACTAGAAAGTGGTGCTAGGTTGTCTCTACAAACTCATAAATTTTTAGGCATTGAATAA
- a CDS encoding 50S ribosomal protein L25/general stress protein Ctc, translated as MSGILELEAKSRTEFGTGAARALRREGRVPAIIYGAGKTPISISLKEKEITKYYRKPAFISQLINLTIDKKQYKVLPKAVELHPVTDIVRHVDFVFLEAKTQKMEVPIVYEGKERALGVKRGGYFNIIKRRVILLCDVNNIPRNVTIDVTNMPIGTSLKSSQVELPKGCSFITKKEFVLATIIGRRGVKTEIEGEQEVAEAIQ; from the coding sequence ATGAGTGGAATATTAGAACTTGAAGCTAAATCGCGCACGGAATTCGGTACTGGTGCAGCAAGAGCGTTAAGAAGAGAAGGTCGTGTTCCTGCTATTATTTATGGAGCAGGTAAAACACCAATTAGTATTTCTTTGAAAGAAAAGGAAATAACTAAATATTATAGGAAGCCGGCTTTTATCTCTCAGTTAATTAATTTAACAATTGATAAGAAACAATATAAAGTATTACCAAAAGCCGTGGAATTACACCCAGTTACTGATATAGTACGTCATGTTGATTTTGTCTTTTTAGAAGCCAAAACACAAAAAATGGAAGTACCTATAGTATATGAAGGAAAAGAAAGAGCTTTAGGTGTTAAAAGAGGTGGATATTTTAATATAATAAAAAGAAGAGTAATTTTATTATGTGATGTTAATAATATACCAAGAAACGTAACTATAGATGTTACCAATATGCCTATTGGTACTTCGCTAAAATCATCGCAAGTAGAATTACCTAAAGGATGTAGTTTTATTACAAAAAAAGAATTTGTACTTGCAACTATTATAGGACGCAGAGGAGTAAAAACTGAAATTGAAGGAGAACAAGAAGTCGCTGAAGCAATTCAGTAA
- the pth gene encoding aminoacyl-tRNA hydrolase: MILVIGLGNPGTEYQYTRHNIGFIAIERIASKYHLSFSIKKKFNCEIAEAVIDRQKIIFIKPTTYMNLSGKSVILVKTYYNIKYEKVFVIHDDIDLEIGRIKFKTGGGNGGHNGLKSIDVVIGNHYNRIRIGIGRPKNNHDVADYVLNNFSESEYKIAMQSIDNIANNFGLILEHKLAEFTNKIV; encoded by the coding sequence ATGATTCTTGTTATTGGTCTTGGTAATCCAGGCACAGAGTATCAATACACAAGACATAATATTGGTTTTATTGCTATAGAGAGAATAGCAAGTAAATATCATTTATCATTTAGTATAAAGAAAAAATTCAATTGTGAAATTGCGGAAGCTGTTATTGATAGACAAAAGATTATTTTTATAAAACCCACTACTTATATGAATTTATCTGGTAAATCAGTGATATTGGTAAAAACATATTATAATATCAAGTATGAAAAAGTTTTTGTTATTCACGATGATATTGACTTAGAAATAGGTAGAATAAAGTTTAAAACTGGTGGTGGTAATGGTGGGCATAATGGTTTAAAATCGATTGATGTGGTTATAGGTAATCATTATAACCGTATTAGGATTGGTATTGGTAGACCAAAAAATAATCATGATGTAGCAGATTACGTACTTAATAATTTCTCAGAATCTGAGTATAAAATAGCAATGCAATCTATAGATAACATTGCTAATAATTTTGGTTTAATATTAGAGCATAAGTTAGCAGAATTTACAAATAAGATTGTATAA
- the ychF gene encoding redox-regulated ATPase YchF produces the protein MTLKLGIVGLPNVGKSTLFNALTASQIADAANYPFCTIEPNSSKVLVPDERLQRLVSLVGSNKMIPSYIEFVDIAGLVKGASKGDGLGNKFLSHIREVDAILHVLRCFEDEDIMHVHNKIDPLYDIEVIETELILTDIASLEKHFIKSEKRLKSGDKKMVEQIALLKEIYKVLAEGKPARILNEVLGADNLNQLQLITSKPILYVCNVFEQDAAIGNKFTQLVAKRAETEKTKSLVISSKIESEIALLESVEEKEEFLKYIGLNKTGLSKVIKEGYNLLNLKSFFTIGPKEAHSWTFKDGTLAPAAAGIIHTDFEKGFIRAEVISYEDYINLGSEAKAKEVGKMRLEGKDYKMQDGDIVHFRFNI, from the coding sequence ATGACATTAAAACTCGGAATTGTTGGGTTGCCGAATGTTGGTAAGTCAACGTTGTTTAATGCCTTAACTGCAAGTCAGATTGCGGATGCAGCTAATTATCCGTTTTGTACTATTGAGCCTAATAGCAGTAAAGTTTTAGTACCTGATGAGCGTTTACAACGACTTGTCAGTTTAGTTGGAAGCAACAAAATGATACCATCTTATATTGAGTTTGTTGATATTGCAGGCCTTGTTAAAGGAGCAAGCAAAGGGGATGGGCTTGGTAATAAATTTTTATCGCATATCAGAGAAGTTGATGCAATATTGCATGTACTTCGTTGTTTTGAAGATGAGGATATAATGCATGTACATAACAAGATTGATCCGCTGTATGATATTGAGGTGATTGAAACAGAATTAATACTTACAGATATAGCATCACTTGAGAAGCATTTCATTAAAAGTGAAAAACGCTTAAAGTCAGGTGATAAAAAAATGGTAGAGCAAATAGCATTATTAAAAGAGATTTATAAAGTTCTTGCTGAAGGTAAACCTGCAAGAATTCTAAATGAAGTTTTAGGAGCTGATAATTTAAATCAATTACAATTAATCACATCTAAGCCTATTTTATATGTATGTAATGTGTTTGAACAGGATGCAGCTATAGGCAATAAATTTACGCAATTAGTTGCCAAAAGAGCAGAGACAGAAAAAACTAAAAGCCTTGTAATTTCTTCAAAAATCGAATCTGAAATTGCTTTACTTGAAAGTGTAGAAGAAAAAGAAGAGTTTTTAAAATATATAGGGTTAAATAAAACAGGGCTTAGTAAAGTCATTAAAGAAGGTTATAATCTTTTAAATCTTAAAAGCTTTTTTACTATAGGTCCTAAAGAAGCTCATAGTTGGACTTTTAAAGACGGTACACTTGCACCTGCTGCTGCTGGTATTATTCATACCGACTTTGAAAAAGGTTTTATTAGAGCAGAAGTCATAAGCTATGAAGATTATATAAATCTTGGTAGTGAAGCAAAAGCTAAGGAAGTAGGTAAAATGCGTTTAGAGGGTAAAGATTATAAAATGCAGGATGGGGATATAGTACATTTTAGATTTAATATTTAA
- a CDS encoding MFS transporter produces MKIIAKIPAWMLLCLFILSPTTETIYTSGLPSLTRCFSIDGCITQMTSTLYFLGFAVGILSLGRLSDIYGRRPIVLLGLFIYIVSSIISIFSFNIEMLMIARFIQAFGVSVGSVIGQSMARDSYQGAELSYVYAILSPWLLFIPALGSYIGGYIIEYLSWHYVFIFFSLAGTILLALYYQILPETNYYIAFSQSSKYFEVFNIIIKDKMLWLYAFIIGAFNGIYYGFFIEAPFILIDQMRVLPSFYGKLAFLLSFASIFGGFLGGYLIKKRQVYDKKVMSIGFIFSLCGCILFAVDSFILEFILVSNVFAIAMIFMPMMIHMIGHSLLIAITLRYALEDYATVTGTAGSIFGAIYYVVIASVTYCVSKIHGETISNFSLLCLVLSISSVISFYYICLLYKKKSIIIN; encoded by the coding sequence ATGAAAATTATTGCAAAGATTCCGGCATGGATGCTTCTATGCTTATTTATTTTATCACCGACTACGGAAACAATTTATACTTCAGGATTACCAAGTTTAACTAGATGTTTTAGTATTGATGGTTGTATCACACAAATGACGTCTACATTATATTTTCTAGGATTTGCGGTTGGTATATTATCGCTTGGAAGATTATCTGATATTTATGGAAGAAGACCTATAGTTTTACTCGGGCTTTTTATTTATATTGTCTCTTCAATTATTAGCATTTTTTCATTTAATATAGAAATGCTGATGATAGCTCGTTTTATACAAGCTTTTGGTGTAAGTGTAGGGTCTGTTATTGGACAGTCTATGGCTAGAGATTCCTATCAAGGAGCAGAATTATCATATGTTTATGCTATCTTATCTCCGTGGCTATTATTTATCCCTGCTCTAGGTTCGTATATAGGTGGATATATTATAGAATATTTAAGTTGGCATTATGTTTTTATATTTTTTAGTCTTGCCGGTACTATATTATTAGCTTTATATTATCAAATTTTACCTGAAACAAATTATTACATAGCTTTTTCACAAAGTAGTAAATATTTTGAGGTTTTTAATATAATTATTAAGGATAAAATGCTTTGGTTATATGCTTTTATCATTGGTGCATTTAATGGTATATATTATGGTTTTTTCATAGAAGCGCCTTTTATTTTGATTGATCAAATGAGAGTTTTGCCATCTTTCTATGGTAAATTAGCATTTTTGTTATCTTTTGCTTCTATCTTTGGAGGTTTTTTAGGAGGATATTTAATAAAAAAACGTCAGGTATACGATAAAAAAGTTATGAGTATAGGATTTATATTTAGCCTATGTGGTTGTATATTATTTGCGGTCGATTCTTTTATATTAGAATTTATTCTAGTGAGTAATGTTTTTGCAATCGCTATGATATTTATGCCGATGATGATTCATATGATTGGGCATAGCCTACTTATAGCTATTACGCTTCGTTATGCACTTGAAGATTATGCTACAGTAACAGGTACTGCTGGTTCAATATTCGGGGCAATTTACTATGTAGTGATTGCTTCTGTCACTTATTGTGTTTCTAAAATACATGGAGAAACAATCAGTAATTTTTCTTTATTATGTTTAGTTTTAAGTATTAGCTCTGTTATTTCATTTTACTATATTTGCCTACTATATAAGAAAAAATCAATTATTATTAACTAA
- a CDS encoding patatin-like phospholipase family protein yields the protein MLDLDTSNTKKSSLALLEGGGVKGEIHLEKLKVIEEITGKPTCKVFDFTGGTSVGGLILILLNLPDSDNPGKPLFSAEQAQTLFERMVHNIFPEGLTFRKLWSCNGLFSYKFSPDPLVKLLKKYCKDYTLKDLIGEVIVTGYDLNNQQNPLITFSTIEARKSQDNNYYLSDIIQGITAAPGYFPSHHFSNITNTKVHTIIDGGIYANDPTLQTWQLLKENKCIIDNALYLSLKEENNADYKTVCCGGGILELLKNNMPNKILAATQQADEITAQRIFGNKLIEIPTYIPEQHAEMSNSSIENLQALKEFAKKSIYESSYFRDAPYNEKFKEVIDKIIKNYNANNPQDKIVMNDAYKKLFHIDTSNNEFDSYSNVDDITDIVPIAQALDSQDIQDIDTDKEEILEGIKNFFDSFIAKNPEAKADIAHFLNETENYTLEEMKNYIVSFKLASSKWQDTQNNLDIFSSCSMQALKEDIDLEGEEHTDDVPGYNEIVA from the coding sequence ATGCTAGATCTAGATACAAGCAATACTAAAAAGAGTAGCTTAGCCCTACTTGAAGGCGGCGGAGTAAAAGGAGAGATTCATTTAGAAAAATTAAAAGTAATAGAGGAAATAACAGGTAAGCCTACTTGCAAGGTATTTGATTTTACTGGAGGAACAAGTGTTGGTGGACTTATTCTTATTTTACTTAATTTGCCGGATTCTGATAATCCAGGAAAGCCTTTATTCAGTGCAGAACAAGCGCAAACACTCTTTGAAAGAATGGTACACAATATTTTTCCAGAAGGATTAACTTTTAGAAAACTATGGAGTTGTAATGGCTTATTCAGCTATAAATTTTCTCCTGACCCATTAGTAAAGTTATTGAAAAAATATTGTAAAGACTATACACTAAAGGATTTAATCGGTGAGGTTATAGTTACAGGTTATGATTTAAATAATCAACAAAACCCTCTGATCACTTTCTCTACTATAGAAGCTAGAAAAAGTCAAGATAATAATTATTACCTTTCAGATATAATACAAGGCATAACGGCAGCGCCTGGATATTTCCCTAGCCATCATTTCAGTAATATAACCAATACTAAAGTACACACAATTATTGATGGTGGAATATATGCTAATGACCCAACCTTGCAAACATGGCAACTATTAAAAGAAAATAAATGTATAATAGATAACGCTTTATATTTATCGTTAAAAGAAGAAAATAATGCTGATTACAAAACTGTTTGTTGTGGTGGAGGAATATTAGAGTTATTAAAAAATAATATGCCAAATAAAATATTAGCCGCAACGCAACAAGCTGATGAAATAACAGCTCAAAGAATTTTTGGTAATAAATTAATAGAAATACCTACTTATATTCCTGAACAACATGCTGAAATGAGTAATTCTAGCATTGAAAATCTTCAAGCACTAAAAGAATTTGCTAAAAAGTCGATATATGAAAGCTCGTACTTTAGAGATGCACCTTATAATGAAAAGTTTAAAGAAGTTATTGATAAAATAATAAAGAATTATAATGCAAATAATCCTCAAGATAAAATTGTTATGAATGATGCTTATAAAAAATTATTCCATATTGATACTTCTAATAATGAATTTGATAGTTATTCAAATGTAGATGATATAACGGATATAGTTCCGATAGCTCAAGCTCTAGATTCTCAAGATATACAAGACATAGATACAGACAAAGAAGAAATATTAGAAGGTATTAAGAATTTTTTTGATTCATTCATTGCAAAAAATCCAGAAGCAAAAGCAGATATAGCGCATTTTTTAAATGAAACAGAAAATTATACATTAGAAGAAATGAAAAACTATATTGTCAGTTTTAAACTAGCGAGTTCAAAATGGCAAGACACACAGAATAATCTTGATATATTTAGTAGTTGTAGTATGCAAGCATTAAAAGAGGATATTGATCTTGAAGGTGAAGAACATACAGATGATGTACCTGGTTATAATGAAATTGTAGCGTGA
- the dnaA gene encoding chromosomal replication initiator protein DnaA, whose amino-acid sequence MSTNQIPLTDQGDNYVNVWSYVAQDLYNHYGETLYNSWFSKVNFIESSLNTVILCAPTNFIRDWIKSKYAMVILQLFQHYNNAIKSIEIITKELPGTTQAVIESPTKTFADIGNSALNSENIVSTLDVRFTFDNFVVGVPNELAYAAARAVAESSGAVFESNPLFLYGGVGLGKTHLMHAIGWYIKQNNPRRKVIYMSAEKFMYQFVKALRNKEVILFKEKFRSVDVLMIDDIQFICGKDSTQEEFFHTFNTLIDNNRQMVISCDRSPSDLDNIEDRIKSRLGWGLVADVHSTTYELRLGILESKIEQMNVKIPKDVINFLASKIVSNVRELEGALNKVIAHSNFTLKAITLENTQNILRDLLRSNERIITVEDIQKKVASRYNIKLSDMYSSRRLREVARPRQIAMYLSKTLTPKSLADIGKKFGKKDHTTVMHAIKKVEELLENDIELREEINLLMKILQN is encoded by the coding sequence GTGAGCACTAATCAAATACCTTTAACAGATCAGGGTGATAATTATGTAAATGTCTGGAGTTACGTTGCTCAAGATCTTTACAATCATTACGGTGAAACTCTATATAATAGTTGGTTTAGTAAGGTCAATTTTATAGAGTCTTCATTAAATACCGTTATTCTGTGTGCACCTACTAATTTTATTAGAGATTGGATAAAATCCAAATATGCTATGGTCATATTGCAACTATTCCAACATTATAATAATGCTATTAAGTCAATTGAAATAATTACTAAAGAGTTACCTGGAACAACACAAGCAGTGATAGAATCACCTACTAAGACTTTTGCCGATATCGGCAACAGTGCACTAAATTCAGAAAATATCGTTTCAACACTTGATGTACGTTTTACTTTCGATAATTTTGTGGTTGGAGTACCAAATGAACTAGCTTATGCAGCAGCAAGAGCTGTGGCAGAATCATCAGGGGCAGTGTTTGAATCTAATCCACTTTTTCTATATGGCGGAGTTGGACTCGGTAAAACTCATTTAATGCATGCAATTGGTTGGTACATCAAACAAAATAACCCAAGGCGCAAAGTAATATACATGTCAGCAGAAAAATTTATGTATCAGTTTGTTAAAGCTCTGCGTAATAAAGAAGTAATTTTATTTAAAGAGAAATTCCGATCAGTTGACGTACTAATGATTGATGACATTCAATTTATCTGCGGTAAAGATAGTACACAGGAAGAATTTTTCCACACTTTTAATACATTGATTGATAATAACCGTCAAATGGTTATTTCTTGCGATAGGTCACCTTCAGATCTAGATAATATTGAAGATCGCATCAAATCTCGCCTTGGATGGGGCTTAGTTGCAGATGTGCATAGTACTACTTATGAATTACGCCTCGGCATTCTAGAATCTAAAATCGAGCAAATGAATGTTAAAATACCAAAAGATGTGATAAATTTTTTAGCATCTAAAATTGTTTCAAACGTTAGAGAACTTGAAGGAGCTTTAAATAAAGTGATTGCTCATTCTAATTTTACTTTAAAAGCAATTACGCTTGAAAATACACAAAATATTTTGCGAGATTTATTGCGTTCTAATGAAAGGATAATTACTGTTGAAGATATTCAAAAAAAAGTAGCTAGTCGTTATAATATTAAATTATCTGATATGTATTCTTCACGCAGGTTGCGAGAAGTCGCAAGACCACGTCAAATCGCTATGTATCTTAGTAAAACATTAACGCCGAAAAGTCTTGCAGATATTGGTAAAAAATTCGGTAAAAAAGATCATACTACGGTTATGCATGCTATTAAGAAAGTAGAAGAATTACTCGAAAATGATATAGAATTACGTGAGGAAATTAATTTGTTAATGAAAATATTGCAAAATTAA
- a CDS encoding rhodanese-like domain-containing protein, translating into MLVQNICSTKAYNMLILNNNAFLVDVRTQEEWKQVGIPHLDNKNKVIFLSLQLNKNFEDNFLSIINEKIDTAIFFLCRSGYRSFIAANFIANIGYKNCYNISDGFEGNNQDKGWKQNNLPWQF; encoded by the coding sequence ATGTTGGTTCAAAATATCTGTTCTACAAAAGCTTATAATATGCTAATTTTAAATAATAATGCTTTTCTTGTAGATGTTAGAACACAAGAAGAATGGAAACAAGTTGGGATACCTCATTTAGATAATAAGAATAAAGTAATTTTTCTAAGTTTGCAATTGAATAAAAACTTTGAAGATAATTTTTTATCTATTATTAACGAGAAAATAGATACAGCCATATTTTTTCTGTGTCGTTCAGGATATAGGTCATTCATTGCAGCAAATTTTATAGCTAATATTGGTTATAAAAATTGTTATAATATAAGTGACGGTTTTGAAGGTAATAATCAAGATAAAGGCTGGAAACAAAATAACTTACCGTGGCAGTTTTAA
- a CDS encoding succinate dehydrogenase assembly factor 2, protein MNKLNKNALQKKLFYRSKKRGCREMDYILGRFAEKYLSSMDEKKLKSYTLILDQNDNDLYNWINNKPSAPSYLDPEIIDKLRKIAKI, encoded by the coding sequence ATGAATAAATTAAATAAAAACGCTTTACAAAAGAAACTTTTTTATCGTAGTAAAAAGCGTGGTTGCAGAGAAATGGATTATATACTTGGTCGCTTTGCTGAAAAGTACTTATCTTCAATGGATGAAAAGAAACTTAAAAGTTATACTTTAATACTTGATCAAAATGATAATGATCTTTATAATTGGATTAATAATAAACCTTCTGCACCTTCTTATCTAGATCCCGAAATAATTGACAAATTACGCAAAATAGCAAAAATATAA